The following proteins are co-located in the Tardibacter chloracetimidivorans genome:
- a CDS encoding SDR family NAD(P)-dependent oxidoreductase: MTTSHPNFAGKRVLVTGASRGVGAATAKAFARLGATAILTARSADKLEAIAEEIRSEGGCAEVRPADLSTREACRSLALACGEVDVLINNASETSSTFQSVLKRDDAFWDLSQALCFLAPLTLMQELVPGMIERGQGVVLNISSMAAQQPVPYRAPYSIYKGALETLSKVAGLELAAQRTGVRVNAVALGATDTEALAESCGPDLDVRAVVEKTSPLGRAIAVEEVADFCVYLASDSAAPILGTVLNIDGGMTAGSYSFVGSYGSADAGAN, translated from the coding sequence ATGACAACCTCTCACCCCAATTTCGCTGGCAAGCGGGTGCTCGTAACGGGCGCCAGCCGCGGCGTCGGAGCCGCGACTGCAAAGGCATTTGCCAGGCTCGGCGCCACAGCCATTCTGACAGCGCGCAGCGCCGACAAGCTCGAGGCGATCGCCGAAGAGATACGGTCGGAAGGAGGCTGTGCGGAAGTGCGTCCAGCCGATTTGTCCACCCGCGAGGCTTGTCGCAGCCTTGCCTTAGCCTGCGGCGAGGTGGACGTACTGATCAACAACGCATCAGAGACCTCTTCCACCTTCCAGAGTGTGCTGAAGCGCGACGATGCGTTCTGGGATCTGAGCCAGGCATTGTGCTTCTTGGCGCCGCTGACGCTGATGCAGGAACTTGTCCCCGGCATGATCGAACGGGGTCAGGGAGTGGTTCTCAATATATCGAGCATGGCCGCGCAACAACCCGTTCCGTATCGCGCGCCCTACTCCATCTACAAGGGCGCCCTCGAGACACTGTCAAAGGTGGCCGGTCTCGAGCTTGCGGCACAGAGAACCGGTGTTCGCGTGAATGCCGTAGCGCTGGGTGCGACGGACACGGAAGCGCTCGCTGAATCGTGTGGCCCCGATCTGGATGTCCGTGCCGTGGTCGAGAAAACCTCCCCGCTGGGCCGCGCCATCGCGGTCGAAGAGGTGGCGGACTTCTGCGTGTACCTCGCGTCCGATTCCGCAGCACCGATACTGGGCACTGTTTTGAACATTGACGGGGGCATGACGGCGGGAAGTTACAGCTTCGTTGGCAGCTACGGCTCCGCGGACGCCGGCGCAAACTAG
- a CDS encoding Gfo/Idh/MocA family protein — protein sequence MGEKLGVGIVGLTPGRSWSAFAHVPALQALSDTFSFNAVANSSAESAKRAAAELGSLQAYGSVGEMATADDIDIVSVTVKVPHHLALARQAIDAGKHIYCEWPLGNGLAEARELADLAKNRSIVAVAGLQATAAPAIRYAADLIAEGYVGDVISSTLVGDGGSWGPETSNAYDYILDRANGATMLTIPLGHTLAGVVEMLGPIADVLATVTTRFPLVKVVETGEMKPMTAPDQIIVSATLESGAPLAIHYRGGVSRSTGLLWEILGTKGDLRITGSQGHAQMVDLALSGAQGEGSAVAPLDIPERYLDNLPSAAVPGNVARMYADMALDIRSGTQRAPSFEDAVGIHQIIDAIEASAASGVRVRPDSR from the coding sequence ATGGGCGAGAAGTTGGGTGTAGGTATCGTCGGACTGACACCGGGGCGAAGCTGGTCGGCGTTCGCCCATGTTCCCGCGCTACAGGCATTGTCTGACACATTCTCGTTCAACGCCGTCGCGAATTCCAGCGCCGAGAGTGCTAAACGAGCGGCAGCCGAACTCGGCTCGCTTCAAGCCTATGGAAGCGTGGGCGAGATGGCGACTGCAGACGACATCGACATCGTATCCGTCACGGTGAAGGTGCCACACCATCTCGCGCTCGCACGTCAAGCAATCGATGCTGGAAAGCACATCTATTGCGAATGGCCCCTCGGCAATGGCCTTGCCGAGGCGCGTGAACTGGCGGATTTGGCGAAAAATCGGTCGATCGTAGCCGTGGCGGGCCTCCAGGCAACGGCGGCGCCTGCTATCCGGTATGCGGCCGACCTCATTGCGGAGGGTTATGTAGGCGATGTCATCTCCAGCACGCTTGTCGGCGACGGCGGTAGCTGGGGACCCGAAACGTCGAATGCCTACGATTATATTCTTGATCGAGCCAACGGCGCCACGATGCTGACAATCCCGCTAGGTCATACACTCGCTGGGGTAGTGGAGATGCTTGGCCCGATCGCGGACGTTCTGGCGACAGTGACGACCCGCTTTCCCCTGGTGAAAGTCGTCGAGACCGGCGAGATGAAGCCGATGACGGCTCCTGACCAGATCATTGTCAGCGCGACCCTCGAATCCGGCGCACCGCTCGCGATACATTATCGGGGCGGCGTCAGCCGGAGTACCGGCCTGCTATGGGAGATCCTTGGCACGAAGGGCGATCTTCGGATCACCGGAAGCCAAGGCCATGCCCAGATGGTCGACCTCGCACTGAGCGGCGCCCAGGGTGAAGGATCGGCCGTAGCGCCGCTCGATATCCCCGAGCGCTACCTGGACAATCTGCCGAGCGCGGCTGTCCCTGGAAACGTTGCCCGCATGTATGCAGACATGGCACTCGACATCCGGAGCGGTACGCAGCGTGCACCAAGCTTCGAAGACGCAGTCGGCATTCACCAGATCATCGACGCAATTGAAGCGTCGGCGGCAAGCGGTGTCCGCGTACGACCGGATTCGAGGTGA